In Juglans microcarpa x Juglans regia isolate MS1-56 chromosome 8D, Jm3101_v1.0, whole genome shotgun sequence, the following are encoded in one genomic region:
- the LOC121242864 gene encoding LOW QUALITY PROTEIN: disease resistance protein RPV1-like (The sequence of the model RefSeq protein was modified relative to this genomic sequence to represent the inferred CDS: inserted 1 base in 1 codon), with amino-acid sequence MTSSNASPELISSASSSNSSSLPSQWSFDVFLSFQGEYTRNNFTSHIYSALDQKGINAYKDDKLRRGGEISPALLETVEESKISIIVFSENYASSTWCLDDXMKILECEKSKQQEVLPVFYKVEPSTVRHQTNSFKEALPNHEDKFKDDAKVQRWKIALKQAADLSGFHLKIKE; translated from the exons ATGACTTCTTCCAACGCATCACCGGAGCTCATCTCCTCTGCTTCCTCCTCCAATTCCTCTTCTTTACCCTCTCAATGGAGTTTTGATGTATTCTTGAGCTTTCAAGGTGAATATACCCGTAATAATTTTACTAGTCATATTTATAGTGCTTTGGATCAAAAGGGAATCAACGCTTACAAAGATGACAAGCTTAGAAGAGGTGGAGAGATTTCACCTGCACTTTTAGAGACCGTTGAAGAGTCAAAGATTTCGATCATTGTATTTTCTGAAAATTATGCATCATCTACATGGTGTTTGGATG TGATGAAGATCCTAGAGTgtgaaaaatcaaaacaacagGAGGTTTTACCAGTATTTTACAAAGTCGAGCCATCGACAGTACGACACCAAACAAATAGTTTCAAAGAAGCGTTGCCTAACCATGAAGACAAGTTCAAGGATGATGCTAAAGTTCAGAGGTGGAAGATTGCCTTAAAACAAGCTGCCGATCTATCCGGTTTTCATTTGAAGATCAAAGAGTAA